A single window of Narcine bancroftii isolate sNarBan1 chromosome 13, sNarBan1.hap1, whole genome shotgun sequence DNA harbors:
- the LOC138748874 gene encoding galanin receptor 2b-like, translating into MADDWKVSEIPDFRPGTIIVPVIFSLIFLLGTVGNGLVLAVLLRNGQISYSTTNLFILNLSIADLVFIIFCVPFQATIYTLDGWLFGSLMCKAVHFFIYLTMYASSFTLATISVDRYLAIRYPLKSRDFRIARNALVAIGIIWALSIILAGPYMNYYQIVLYNGVPICVPVWEDKRRKVMDVSSFVFGYVIPITILSFAYTKTIKYLWTSVDPIETISEVKKAKQKVTKMIIIVTMLFCLCWLPHHVVIMCFWFGYFPFNKATYAFRLISHCMSYANSCLNPIVYALISKHFRKRFKQVFTCFLKKKFSNKVHVVPVANTVTGFHPATTEISQINELNFMIARTALVESNLVQELV; encoded by the exons ATGGCAGACGATTGGAAGGTGTCAGAAATTCCAGATTTTCGGCCTGGGACCATCATAGTTCCAGTCATCTTTTCACTGATATTCCTTCTTGGAACTGTGGGAAATGGCCTTGTTCTTGCCGTGTTACTGAGGAATGGGCAGATAAGTTACAGTACAACCAACCTCTTCATCCTGAACCTCAGCATAGCAGATCTAGTCTTCATAATTTTCTGTGTCCCCTTTCAAGCCACAATCTACACATTGGATGGGTGGCTATTTGGTTCCTTGATGTGCAAAGCGGTTCACTTTTTCATCTACCTCACCATGTATGCCAGCAGTTTCACACTAGCTACCATTTCTGTTGACAG ATATCTTGCCATTAGGTACCCCTTGAAATCACGGGATTTTCGCATAGCGCGTAACGCTTTGGTTGCCATTGGAATAATCTGGGCATTGTCAATCATCTTAGCTGGGCCCTACATGAATTACTACCAGATTGTCCTCTACAATGGGGTACCCATCTGCGTGCCAGTATGGGAAGATAAGAggagaaaggtcatggatgtcTCTTCTTTTGTTTTTGGATATGTTATCCCTATTACAATCCTGAGTTTTGCCTACACCAAGACGATAAAATACCTGTGGACATCAGTAGATCCCATTGAGACCATTTCAGAGGTGAAGAAAGCCAAGCAGAAGGTGACCAAAATGATTATCATAGTTACCATGTTATTTTGCTTGTGttggctgccccaccatgtggtTATCATGTGCTTCTGGTTTGGTTACTTCCCCTTCAATAAGGCAACCTATGCCTTTCGGCTTATCTCACACTGCATGTCCTATGCCAACTCCTGCCTCAACCCCATTGTATATGCATTGATATCCAAACATTTCCGGAAAAGATTCAAGCAAGTCTTCACCTGCTTCCTGAAGAAGAAATTTTCCAATAAAGTTCACGTTGTTCCTGTTGCCAATACCGTGACCGGGTTTCATCCTGCCACCACTGAAATTTCCCAGATAAATGAACTGAACTTCATGATTGCGCGCACAGCTCTGGTGGAAAGCAACCTGGTACAAGAGCTGGTCTAA